CGTTGGGACAAACAGTATGGTCTGACCTATGCGGTGCTTGACCTCCTGCAACGGGTGTTTTACCGTTCCAATGCCGCCCGGGAAGCCTTTGTGGAAATGTGTAGCGACCGGGATGTACAACGGCTGACCTTTGACAGTTATTTGTACAAAACCGTCGTACCGGCTAATCCCCTGGTGCAGTTAAAAATCACCGCCAAAACCATCGGCAGTTTACTCCGGGGCTATGCCCTCGCTCCCTAACGCGTTGAGCAACCGTTGATTCTCCCCTGCCAGGCGCACCGCCACCCGAACATACCCCGCCCCCAGTTCGGGATAACTCAGGGTATCGCGGATCAAAATCCGGTGGTTAACCAGCAAACGCCGCTGTAATTCGGGGGCAGGCAGGGCGGTTTTCACCAGGATAAAATTGGCGGCACTGGGGTACGGCTCCAGACCAGGGATCAAGGCTAACCCCTGATAAAACGGGGGATAATGCACGGTTAACCATTCCCAGGTGCGTTGTTGAAACTCTTGATCCTGAAGTAATTGTCCCCCCAAAGCCGCCGCCAAACCATTTACACTCCAAGGGGCATCCCATTGCCGGTATTGCTGAATTTTCTCAGGATGTGCCAAAACATAGCCCAAACGCAAACCCGCCAAACCATAAAATTTTGTCAACGAACGGAGAATCACCAGATTGGGAAACTCAGGCAACAGGGAAATTAAACTTTGTTCCCGTCCTGGGGGCAAAAAATCCATAAACGATTCATCAATCACCACCAATTTCCAGGTATCTAATAGGGCTTTTAATTGATCTTTGGGGAACAAATAACCCGTAGGATTGTGGGGATTACTGAGTAATAAACCGCCCCCAGATTGCGGTAAGTTGATTTCCTTTTGTGCCCAAGGTAAACGCCAGCTTTGGATGTGCGCCCCAAAGGCTTTAAGTGCCCGCCAGTGGTCTCCAAATGCCGGAGTGACCAACGTTACGGTTCCCGTAGTAGCCAAATCTCGCCCCAACCAAGTCAGTAAATGCGCCGCCCCATTGCCCACCCAAACCCACGCCGGTTCCAGGTGGTGAAATGCCCCAATTTCCTGACGCAATTGCCGATAGTGCGGGTCAGGATAATGGGTGATTAAATGTAAATTTTGGCGTAGGAAATCCTTGACCCAAGCCGGGGCACCCAAAGGGTTAATATTTGCTGAAAAATCGAGGATCGCCTCCGGCTCACAACCCGCTACCTGGGCAGCCCAAAGACGATCCCCCCCATGTTGTGGCTGATACAACTATGCCGATACCCGGTCTTTGAACTGTTTGCCCGCCGAAAATGCCGGGACTTGGGTGGCGGGAATCTGCATCGGTTCTCCCGTGCGGGGATTGCGACCCTCCCGGGCTTGCCGTTTGCGGGCTTCAAAGGAACCAAACCCCACCAAAGTCACTTTTTCACCGCTGGAAACTGTCTCAATGATGGTATTAAATACCTCACTGATGACGGCATCCACCATCTTTTTCGGCAGGTCGGCATTTTGTGCTACCAAATCCACCAATTCACCCTTGTTCATAACACCACACTCCTCACAAATAAGAGCTTGCGAGAGGCTATTCTCTGCAATCGCATCTATTATGGCACAAGTTTTGGTCATAAACCGTAGCCAATGAACAGGAATTGAAAATCAATTTGACCACTTTTTCCCTCAATCTTCCAAACCCTCCTCCACAGGGAAGCGGTTCATCGCCTGTAACGCCGTACGGGCACGGGTTTTCAGCCCTTGAGCTAAATGGGGCGCATGGGGAATCTGGGACAGGACATCCATCGTCCGCCGCAGGAGTCGCACTATATCCCCCCCATCCAGATTGGTGTGCTGACACAGTTCCTGCCAACTCACCCCAGCCGCCCACCGCTCCACCAGGGGCACCAAGTCCGGCTCCAGCCAGAGAGGAAACCCAATCTGGTACCGCCGTTGCAGTTGGAACAATTTCCGACGCAGGGGACGCAGTTGGCTCAAGGCGACCTCCACCGGGGCGGGGAGGGGGTAATTCGTCCAGCTATCGGAACGGGGGGTTTCCATCACCAGCGCCGCCACCGCCGCCGCCAAATGGGGAGGGGTCAGGGCATCCAACGCCCCACCTGCTAACGCCAACCCCAGCCAGAGTTCGTTATCCCCCCGCAGTGCCGCCACGGTTTGCCCCAAATCCGTTGGCGTTAGTTCCGATAAACAATCACACTCCTTGAGCATATCAATTAAACTTAAAAAGTCCTG
The sequence above is drawn from the Synechococcus sp. C9 genome and encodes:
- a CDS encoding HU family DNA-binding protein, coding for MNKGELVDLVAQNADLPKKMVDAVISEVFNTIIETVSSGEKVTLVGFGSFEARKRQAREGRNPRTGEPMQIPATQVPAFSAGKQFKDRVSA
- the cobD gene encoding threonine-phosphate decarboxylase CobD, whose amino-acid sequence is MYQPQHGGDRLWAAQVAGCEPEAILDFSANINPLGAPAWVKDFLRQNLHLITHYPDPHYRQLRQEIGAFHHLEPAWVWVGNGAAHLLTWLGRDLATTGTVTLVTPAFGDHWRALKAFGAHIQSWRLPWAQKEINLPQSGGGLLLSNPHNPTGYLFPKDQLKALLDTWKLVVIDESFMDFLPPGREQSLISLLPEFPNLVILRSLTKFYGLAGLRLGYVLAHPEKIQQYRQWDAPWSVNGLAAALGGQLLQDQEFQQRTWEWLTVHYPPFYQGLALIPGLEPYPSAANFILVKTALPAPELQRRLLVNHRILIRDTLSYPELGAGYVRVAVRLAGENQRLLNALGSEGIAPE